A single genomic interval of Lathyrus oleraceus cultivar Zhongwan6 chromosome 7, CAAS_Psat_ZW6_1.0, whole genome shotgun sequence harbors:
- the LOC127104971 gene encoding putative E3 ubiquitin-protein ligase RING1a isoform X1, giving the protein MPSQKRSFEEALEENEDSENEINNDEQPKDEDESDQSRSSDDEEEDEDEEEEEEYVAIKLSDVRKEVQCPICLGIIRKTRTVMECLHRFCRECIDKSMRLGNNECPACRTHCASRRSLRDDPSYDALIAVMYPDIDKYEEQELALHEDEMARHKQFQASIAQTLKRQSEALSKKRNAKATSVAFVRRSQGNSRTSNLKRRRNFRNAGDFQVSNDNKGMDDIDGGKGSSSDDGQTETQPRRCKRGGEQEAQFPQHSPSTEPDGVGDENTPEVNREILSASGTLSWGKNGHRSHSRVNGKNAKNNRISKLVEHIRNSAKNGYELFQLPTFLMLVSLDEQRIPSLEDPCLTCKPTMSVKILRKHVANETAMPEAEVDLWLILKPRSSFEEGERTIDPNTDNLRILEDQETLAELLGTYENTSHGYLVMAYKRKLQNSDTVELS; this is encoded by the exons ATGCCGTCACAGAAGCGTTCTTTCGAAGAGGCTCTCGAAGAGAATGAAGACTCTGAAAATGAGATAAACAACGACGAGCAACCTAAAGATGAAGACG AATCAGATCAAAGCCGTTCATCTGACGacgaagaagaagatgaagatgaagaggaagaggaaga ATATGTGGCTATAAAATTGTCAGATGTACGCAAGGAAGTTCAGTGTCCTATCTGCCTTG GTATCATTCGAAAAACAAGAACCGTTATGGAATGCCTTCATCGCTTTTGCAGAGAGTGCATAGACAAATCCATGCGCCTTGG TAACAATGAATGTCCTGCTTGCCGTACTCATTGTGCTAGCCGACGCTCATTGAGAGATGACCCAAGCTACGATGCCTTGATTGCTGTTATGTATCCAGATATTGACAAGTATGAGGAACAG GAATTGGCTTTGCATGAGGATGAGATGGCTCGCCATAAGCAG TTTCAAGCATCCATTGCCCAAACACTAAAACGGCAATCAGAAGCGTTGAGTAAAAAACGAAATGCCAAAGCAACATCAGTGGCTTTTGTGAGGAGATCCCAAGGCAACTCTCGAACTTCGAATCTCAAACGTCGAAGAAACTTTAGAAATGCTGGTGACTTTCAGGTATCCAATGACAACAAGGGTATGGATGATATTGATGGGGGAAAGGGATCATCTTCTGATGATGGGCAGACAGAAACCCAGCCAAGAAGATGCAAAAGAGGTGGAGAACAAGAAGCACAATTTCCTCAGCATTCTCCCTCTACTGAACCAGATGGAGTTGGTGATGAAAATACTCCAGAAGTAAATAGGGAAATCCTAAGTGCATCTGGCACACTTTCCTGGGGAAAAAATGGTCACCGGAGTCACAGCCGAGTCAATGGAAAGAATGCCAAAAACAACCGCATCTCCAAATTGGTTGAACATATTCGTAACTCAGCAAAAAATGGTTATGAG TTATTTCAGCTGCCTACCTTTCTCATGCTTGTCTCGTTGGATGAGCAAAGAATACCAAGTTTGGAGGATCCATGCCTTACTTGCAAGCCTACCATGTCAGTCAAGATACTGCGCAAG CATGTAGCAAATGAAACTGCCATGCCTGAGGCTGAAGTTGACTTGTGGTTGATACTCAAGCCACGATCTAGCTTTGAAGAAGGTGAAAGAACCATCGATCCAAACACAGATAATTTACGCATTCTAGAAGACCAAGAAACATTGGCCGAATTGCTGGGAACTTATGAAAATACCAGCCATGGTTATCTG GTCATGGCTTACAAGAGGAAGTTGCAGAATTCAGACACAGTTGAGTTAAGCTGA
- the LOC127104972 gene encoding uncharacterized protein LOC127104972: MPFFLLKNSLGAKMKKGIRTFCNTDVSTSTLNQQNSTIGNGIGNHSQVDITSSKVSSPFLQCENSNSKQSTPTLEDLILQLEMEEEMARKEKLNEYSGIRGRMSSVNNSDILRSARNALNQYPRFSLDGRDSMYRSSFGTIEGRRSVCSERSLEPKVDEKVVCFPTTIAGESVVWCKPGVVAKLMGLEAIPVPVNRKRCDNKDKISSVGLRRQNIRRRSFERHDLERKLAMDMQGYRDHIVRRRNRSGICSNNGYCIMKPVSLEAMAGGPASWQPRRYA, encoded by the coding sequence ATGCCATTCTTTCTACTCAAGAACTCTTTAGGAGCCAAGATGAAGAAAGGCATCAGAACTTTTTGCAACACTGATGTGTCAACCTCAACTCTTAACCAACAAAATAGTACTATTGGCAATGGCATAGGCAACCATAGCCAAGTTGACATCACAAGTAGCAAGGTAAGCTCCCCCTTTTTGCAATGTGAAAATTCAAATTCAAAGCAAAGCACACCAACACTAGAAGATCTTATACTACAATTAGAAATGGAGGAAGAGATGGCAAGGAAAGAAAAACTCAATGAATATAGTGGAATAAGGGGAAGAATGTCAAGTGTGAATAACTCTGACATATTAAGATCTGCAAGGAATGCTTTGAATCAATACCCAAGGTTTTCACTTGATGGAAGAGATTCCATGTATAGGTCATCTTTTGGAACGATAgaaggaagaagatcagtttgTAGTGAGAGAAGTTTAGAACCAAAGGTTGATGAAAAGGTTGTGTGTTTTCCCACAACAATTGCAGGGGAGAGTGTAGTTTGGTGTAAACCAGGGGTTGTCGCAAAGTTGATGGGTTTGGAAGCTATTCCAGTGCCAGTAAATAGAAAAAGATGTGACAACAAAGACAAGATAAGTAGTGTTGGTTTAAGGAGGCAAAATATAAGGAGGAGATCATTTGAGAGGCATGATTTGGAGAGAAAATTAGCAATGGACATGCAGGGTTATCGTGATCATATTGTCAGAAGAAGAAATAGGTCTGGTATTTGCTCTAACAATGGATATTGTATTATGAAACCGGTTTCTCTAGAAGCTATGGCAGGTGGTCCTGCTAGTTGGCAGCCAAGGAGATATGCTTAG
- the LOC127104971 gene encoding putative E3 ubiquitin-protein ligase RING1a isoform X2, which yields MPSQKRSFEEALEENEDSENEINNDEQPKDEDESDQSRSSDDEEEDEDEEEEEEYVAIKLSDVRKEVQCPICLGIIRKTRTVMECLHRFCRECIDKSMRLGNNECPACRTHCASRRSLRDDPSYDALIAVMYPDIDKYEEQELALHEDEMARHKQFQASIAQTLKRQSEALSKKRNAKATSVAFVRRSQGNSRTSNLKRRRNFRNAGDFQVSNDNKGMDDIDGGKGSSSDDGQTETQPRRCKRGGEQEAQFPQHSPSTEPDGVGDENTPEVNREILSASGTLSWGKNGHRSHSRVNGKNAKNNRISKLVEHIRNSAKNGYELPTFLMLVSLDEQRIPSLEDPCLTCKPTMSVKILRKHVANETAMPEAEVDLWLILKPRSSFEEGERTIDPNTDNLRILEDQETLAELLGTYENTSHGYLVMAYKRKLQNSDTVELS from the exons ATGCCGTCACAGAAGCGTTCTTTCGAAGAGGCTCTCGAAGAGAATGAAGACTCTGAAAATGAGATAAACAACGACGAGCAACCTAAAGATGAAGACG AATCAGATCAAAGCCGTTCATCTGACGacgaagaagaagatgaagatgaagaggaagaggaaga ATATGTGGCTATAAAATTGTCAGATGTACGCAAGGAAGTTCAGTGTCCTATCTGCCTTG GTATCATTCGAAAAACAAGAACCGTTATGGAATGCCTTCATCGCTTTTGCAGAGAGTGCATAGACAAATCCATGCGCCTTGG TAACAATGAATGTCCTGCTTGCCGTACTCATTGTGCTAGCCGACGCTCATTGAGAGATGACCCAAGCTACGATGCCTTGATTGCTGTTATGTATCCAGATATTGACAAGTATGAGGAACAG GAATTGGCTTTGCATGAGGATGAGATGGCTCGCCATAAGCAG TTTCAAGCATCCATTGCCCAAACACTAAAACGGCAATCAGAAGCGTTGAGTAAAAAACGAAATGCCAAAGCAACATCAGTGGCTTTTGTGAGGAGATCCCAAGGCAACTCTCGAACTTCGAATCTCAAACGTCGAAGAAACTTTAGAAATGCTGGTGACTTTCAGGTATCCAATGACAACAAGGGTATGGATGATATTGATGGGGGAAAGGGATCATCTTCTGATGATGGGCAGACAGAAACCCAGCCAAGAAGATGCAAAAGAGGTGGAGAACAAGAAGCACAATTTCCTCAGCATTCTCCCTCTACTGAACCAGATGGAGTTGGTGATGAAAATACTCCAGAAGTAAATAGGGAAATCCTAAGTGCATCTGGCACACTTTCCTGGGGAAAAAATGGTCACCGGAGTCACAGCCGAGTCAATGGAAAGAATGCCAAAAACAACCGCATCTCCAAATTGGTTGAACATATTCGTAACTCAGCAAAAAATGGTTATGAG CTGCCTACCTTTCTCATGCTTGTCTCGTTGGATGAGCAAAGAATACCAAGTTTGGAGGATCCATGCCTTACTTGCAAGCCTACCATGTCAGTCAAGATACTGCGCAAG CATGTAGCAAATGAAACTGCCATGCCTGAGGCTGAAGTTGACTTGTGGTTGATACTCAAGCCACGATCTAGCTTTGAAGAAGGTGAAAGAACCATCGATCCAAACACAGATAATTTACGCATTCTAGAAGACCAAGAAACATTGGCCGAATTGCTGGGAACTTATGAAAATACCAGCCATGGTTATCTG GTCATGGCTTACAAGAGGAAGTTGCAGAATTCAGACACAGTTGAGTTAAGCTGA